The Aquincola tertiaricarbonis genomic sequence TCCAGGCCGCTGCGGCCGTCGTTCATCGCGAACAGCAACGCGCTGCCGAAGGCGGCCGGCGCCGCCGGGGCGGTGCCGCCTGGAGCGGGCTGGGCCCCCAGCGGCCGGCCCAGCAGGGTGGCGGCCGCGGCCAGCACCATGCCGGCGGCCAGCAGGCGGGCCCGGCGGCTCATCGCGCCACCGCCCCCGTGGCGGCGCGGCTGCGGCGGCGGGCCACCAGCCCCAGCATCGCCAGGCCCGCCAGCGACAGGGCCACCGTGCCGGGCTCCGGCACCGCCGGGATGGTGTGGATGCCGGCTACCAGCTGCAGCTGCGGCCGTGAGCCGCGGGTGTCGAAGTCCATGCCGATCTGGATCTGCGAGATCGTCGCCCCTGGCGCGATGCCGAAGAAGTCCAGGTCCAGCATGGTCATGTTGACGTTGTAGTCGTCGACGATGGTGGTGGTTTCGGTGGTGAAGTACTGGCGGGTGATGCCGTTGATGGTGATGCGGAAGCTGTCGAAGCCCTCCTGCGAATACTCGTAGGCCTCATGACCGCGCTCGAACAGCGCCAGGTCGTTGCCGCTGCCGTTGACCACCAGCCGGTCGGTGAAACCCAGCACCACCTGGGCGCCCGGCGTCATCGACATCGCCCAGGTGGACAGGCTGTTGTCGGTGAGTGCCTCAGCCACCGAGCCACCCG encodes the following:
- a CDS encoding PEP-CTERM sorting domain-containing protein; this encodes MTIARLAGLSTALAGALLAAPAAQALDIGGLQLDEAGFADTLISSTGVFTTSGGSVAEALTDNSLSTWAMSMTPGAQVVLGFTDRLVVNGSGNDLALFERGHEAYEYSQEGFDSFRITINGITRQYFTTETTTIVDDYNVNMTMLDLDFFGIAPGATISQIQIGMDFDTRGSRPQLQLVAGIHTIPAVPEPGTVALSLAGLAMLGLVARRRSRAATGAVAR